In the Agromyces flavus genome, CGCGACCACCGCCGACCGCCCGGCTGCGACGATCGCGCGTGCGGCGTCGACCTGCTCGTCGAGCCCGAGGTCGGCGTCGGCGCCGATCAGCCCCGCGAGCTCGTCGCGGCTCGGCTTGATGAGGTAGACGCCCTCGTCGAGTGCCGCCATGAGCGCAGGCCCCGAGGCATCCACCACGACCTTCACGTCGTGCTCGGCGGCGATGCGCGCCAGTCGCGCGTAGAAGTCGACGGGCACGCCCGGCGGCAGGCTGCCGCTCGCGACGAGGAACCCGCCGACCGGCAGGTGGTCGCCGACGACCGACATGCACGCGCGCCACTCCGGCTCCCGCAGCGTCGGACCCTGCAGCACGAACCGGTACTGCTCACCCGTCGAGGTCTCGTCGACCGTGAAGCTCTCGCGGGTGGCGCCCGCGATGGTGACGACGCGGCCGACGATTCCCGCGTGTTCGAGGAACCCGCGATACGCCTGCCCCGTCGGCCCGCCGAGCGGGTAGATCGCGACCGAGTGGCCGCCGAGGTTCCGGATGGCGCGGCTCACGTTGACCCCGCCCCCGCCGGGGTCGAACCGGCTCGGCCCGCAGCGCATCTTGTGCTCGGGAACGACGCGGTCGATGGTGCTCGACACGTCGAGTGCCGGGTTCATGGTCAGCGTGACGATCGGTGCGTGCACGGACATGGCACGAGCCTATGGTCGGGCCGTCCGCCGGGGCGATACTGGGGGCATCCCGCACCCGCAGGAGGATCGATGACCGACCAGGACCCGACCGAGGGCGAGTTCCACATCGTCGAGCACCCGATCGGCTGACGCATGGACGGCTATCTCCGACCGCCGATCGAGTCGCCGGTCTTCCACGACGAGGATGGCGCGCCCATCCCGTACGGCCGTCGGTGGGACGGCGGCGATCCGACGCCCGAGTCGTACTCGCGGACGAGCCACCTCGATCGATTCCTCCCGCTGCACGACGTTGCAGAGGCGCTCATCGCCCACCTCGTCGAGCACTACGCGGTCGGAGTCGATGACGACCTCGGCGCGGCATCGGACCTGATCCATCCTCGCGACGATGTCGTTCGGGCCATTCGGCTCACCCCGGCGGATGCCGCGGCCGCGCCGCTCACGTTCGTCTTCACCTCGTTCCCGTCGGTGATCCTGCACGCCGGAGCGCTGCACGACTTCCTCTTCCCTGTATGTGGATGCGACGCGTGCGATGAGGGCGTGGAGTACCTCGCCGACGAGCTGGAGTGGCACGTGCAGGCCGTGGTGGACGGCGGCTATCGCGAACAGGTCGTTCCGTCGAGCGGGCATGGCGTGGCGTTCTCGTTGTCGGTGCCGGGCGTCGGCAGCCAGTCGGGCTCTGCGCGGGCCGACGACCTGCCGCGCGAGGCGGTCGCCGCCGCGCTCGCGGCGCTGCCGCCCGGCGGGATGTGGGCACCCTGGCCCCGTCGCCCGGCGCCCATCTCCTGAGCGTCGTCTGGCACGCGTGGCGAGGTCGTCTACGTGCTCGTGCCAGCGCGGCCTCATGTGAGGCGCGCTTCACATGAGCCGATGGGAAACGGTCGCCCGCTACGGATGGCCCAGGGGGCGCGGACGAGAAGGGCGGCCGCTCACGCGACCGCCCCTCGTGGCATCCGATGACCCGTCGGCCCTAGATGACGCCCTCGGAGATCGTCGTCGGGTTGCCGAAGCGGTGGTTGGTGATCGACACCGCCTGCTCGTGCAGGAACGGCAGCAGCTCCACGCGGCCCGACGGGGTGACCGGGTGCGACCACACGGCGAGGTCGGGCGTGCCGCCCGTCGCCTCGGCGAGCGCCGAGGCGGAACCGCCGACGAGGCGGACGCGACCGGTGATCTCCCCCTTGCGCGCGCGGTCGAGCCACCCGGCATCGCCCTCTCGCACCACGCGGATCTCGCGCGCGGCGAGCAGGGCGCGGACGCCCTTCGGCAGCTCGTGCGCGGTCGAGACCGACAGCTTCGACTTGGCGAGCAGGCCGGCCGCGATGACCCGGAGGCCGTCGGCGAGCGTCGCGTCCTCGCCGACGCGGATGGTGACCGCCGTCGGGAGGTAGCGGAACAGGTTGCGCTCGACGCCGAGGCCCGAGACGTCCTTGACCGTGCCGTACTCCTCGGCCCACGCGACCTCGTCCGACAGCGCGGAGCGGCGGAGCACCTCGAACGACTCGTAGTCGAGCGACGGCTGCGACGCCTCGATGAGCTCGGTGACGCGCTGCTCGAGGCCGCGCAGGTGCAGCGAGCGGCTCGGCTCGTCGTGCACGGGCTCCCAGTCGCCGAGGCCGAACAGGTAGTTCGGGCCGCCGGCCTTCGCGCCGGCGCCGACCGCCGAGCGCTTCCAGCCGCCGAACGGCTGGCGCTGCACGATCGCGCCCGTGATGCCGCGGTTGACGTACAGGTTGCCGGCCTCGACGTTCGCCAGCCAGGTCGCGAGCTCGTCGGAGTCGAGCGAGTGCAGGCCCGCGGTGAGGCCGTAGTCGACCGCGTTCTGGAAGCGGATGGCCTCGTCGAGGTCCTTCGCGTGCATGACGCCCAGCACCGGGCCGAAGAACTCGGTGAGGTGGAAGTACGAGCCGGGCTTCACGTTCGCGCGGATGCCGGGCGACCAGAGCCGGCCGGTCGAGTCGAGCTGCCGCGGCTCGACGAGCCACTCCTCGTCGGCGCCGAGCGTCGTGAGCGCGTGCAGCAGCTTGCCGTCGGCGGGCTCGACGATCGGTCCCATCTGGCTCGAGGGGTGCTCGGGCCAGCCCACACGCAGTGACGTCGCGGCATCCACCAGCTGGCGACGGAACCGCTCGGACTTCGCGACCGAGCCGACGAGGATCACGAGGGACGCGGCGGAGCACTTCTGGCCGGCGTGGCCGAACGCGCTCTTGACGACATCGGATGCCGCGAGGTCGAGGTCGGCCGACGGCGTCACGATGATGGCGTTCTTGCCGCTGGTCTCGGCGAGCAGCGGCAGGTCCTGGCGGAACGACCGGAACAGCTCGGCTGTCTCGTACGCTCCGGTGAGGATGACGCGGTCGACCTTCTCGTCGGAGACGAGCTTCGTACCCAGGTCACGCGAGCCGAGGTCGACGAGCGCGAGCAGGTCCTTCGGGATGCCCGCCTCCCACAGCGCCTCGACCATGATCGCGCCAGAGCGCTGCGAGAGCTTCGCGGGCTTGATGATCACGCCCGAGCCCGCGGCGAGCGCGGCGAGCACGCCGCCGGCGGGGATCGCGACCGGGAAGTTCCACGGCGGCGTCACGACGGTGAGCTTCGACGGGACGAAGCGCGCGCCCTGGACTCGGTCGAGCTCGCGGGCCCGCTCGGCGTAGTAGTGGGCGAAGTCGATCGCCTCGCTGATCTCGGGGTCCGCCTCGGCGATGGTCTTCCCGGTCTCGACGGCCATGACCTCGATGAGGCGGTCGCGGTTCGCGGCGAGCGCGAGGCCGGCGCGGTGCAGCACGGCGGCGCGCTCGTCGCCCGACAGCGCGCCCCACTCGGTGCCGCGCGCGACGACCGCCGTCATGAGCTGCTCGAGCTCGTCGACGGTCTCGATGCGGTTCGCCTTCAGGGTGTCGATTCCGAGCGTCGAGCCGGGCACGCGCTCGAGGATGCGACGGCCCCAGTCGCGGTTCGCGGCGAGCGCGGGGTCGGTGTCGGGCTCGTTGCGGAAGCCGGGCGTGACGCCGGGGCCGGTGAGGCCGGATGCCGCGGCGGCCGCGTCATCCATCAGCTCGCCGTCGAGCGCCGAGCCGCGCGTGATGCCCAGCACGACGCTGGTGAGCGATCCCTCGTGCTCCTCCCCCGGCGCGGGGGCGGCGACGGGCGAGGAGGCTCCGGCGGTGCCGGGCTCGGTCCACTCCGTGCGGCGGTTCTGCGTGCGGTTCGGGCCCGGTGCCGCGACATCCGCCCCGGACGTCTCGGCCTCGAGCGCGGCGAGCGAGCGCAGGTAGCGGTCTCGCTCGCGCTCGAACAGCGCTCGGTTCTCGGAGAGCTCGAACACTGCCGACATGAAGTTGTCCTGGCTCGCGTTCTCCTCCAGGCGGCGGATGAGGTACGCGATCGCGACGTCGAACTCGGACGGGTTCACGACCGGCGTGTAGAGCAGGAGACGGCCGACGTCGCCGCGCACGGCCGCGGCCTGCCCCGTCGCCATGCCGAGCAGCATCTCGAACTCGACGCCGTCCTCGACGCCGCGCTCCTTGGCGGTGAGCCACGCGTGGGCGACGTCGAACAGGTTGTGGCCCGCGACGCCGAGCTTCACGGCGTCGATGCGCTCGGGCGTCATCGACCAGTGCAGGACGCGCTTGTAGTTCGTGTCGGAGTCCTGCTTGCGGTCGTACGTCGCGAGCGGCCAGTCGTGGATCGCGGCGTCGACCTGCTCCATGGCGAGGTTCGCGCCCTTCACGACGCGCACCTTGATGGGAGCGCCGCCCGCGGCACGGCGGGCCTGCGCCCAGTCGGTGAGGTCCTGGATGGCGCCGAGCGCGTCGGGCAGGTAGGTCTGCAGCACGATGCCGGCCTCGAGCTGCTGCAGCTGCGGCTGCTCGAGGACCTTCTTGAAGACCGCGATCGTGAGGTCGAGGTCGCGGTACTCCTCCATGTCGAGGTTGATGAACTTGGCCTTGCCCGCGGCGGCGCCCTTGGCGGCCAGCTCGTACAGCGGGGTGAGCTTCGCGACGACCTTCTCGACGGCCTCGTCGAACGACCACATCGAGAGCTGGCTGACGACGCTCGAGACCTTGATCGAGACGTAGTCGACGTCGTCGCGAGCGAGGAAGTCGTAGGTGCCCTTCAGGCGGCGGTCGGCCTCGTGCTCACCGAGCACGGCCTCGCCGAGGAGGTTGAGGTTCAGCCGGTTGCCCGACTCGCGAAGCTTCGCGATCGCGGGACCGAGCTTCGCGGGCGTGGCGTCGAGCACGAGGTGGCCGACCATGGCGCGCAGCACGCGGCGGGCGATCGGGATGACGAGCCAGGGGAACGTCGGTGCCATCGCACCGCCGAGCCGGATCGCGGCCTTGAGCGGCGCGGGCAGGAACTTCGGCGTGAGCTTCGCGACCTCGGCGAGGTTGCGGCCGGCGACGCCGAGGTCTTCGGGTCGCATGACGCCGTCGACGAAGCCCACCGTGAACGCGAGCCCGTTCGGGTCCTTGAGCACGCCCGCGAGCCGCTGCGCCGCGGGGTCGACGGGGTGCTGGGCGCTCTCGGCGAGCCAGCGCTCGACGAGCGCGACGACGTGGTCGGTGCTCGGCACGGTCTCGGGAAGCAGTTCGGATGTGGTCACGACGGCGTGGTCCTTCGTCTCGGAGGGCGCGCGGGGGTCATGCGCGCCCGGCACCTCCAGTGTGCGCCCAACCATCCATTCAGTACAGCGAATGAATCCGATGCATACTGTTCGTGTTTCCCGAACATTCTCTCGGGTTCGGATGCCGCGCGGAAGGAGGCACGCCATGCTCGATGTCCGCCGACTCCGCCTGCTCGTCGAGCTCAGCCAGCGGGGCACGCTCACCGCGGTGGCCGAGGCGCTCTCGTACAGCCCGTCATCGGTGTCGCAGCAGCTGAGCCAGCTCGAGAAGGAGGTCGGCGTGCCGCTGCTCGTGCAGGTCGGCCGGCGCGTGCAGCTCACGCCCCAGGCGCAGGTGCTCGTCGGCCACGCGCAGGCCGTGCTCGAGCGGCTCGAAGAGGCCGAGGCGGATGTCGCTCGCTCCCTCACCACGGTCGGCGGCACCGTGCGCATCGCGGTGTTCCAGTCGGCCGCGCACGCCGTCGTCCCGCAGGCGCTCACGCTCCTCGCGGCCGAGCACCCGTCGCTGCGCGTCGAGATCACCGAGCGCGAGCCCGAGCTCGCGCTCTTCGACGTCGCAGCGCGCGACTTCGACCTCGTGGTCGCCGAGCAGTATCCGGGCTACACGCGTCCGCTGCATCCCGAACTCGATCGCGTGCCGCTCGCGCGCGACGCCATCCGGCTCGCGCTGCCGCCCGCCACGGATGCCGGCGGCCGAGGAGGCGCGCAGCACCGTCGCGAGACCACGTCCTCCGGGCACACGCTCGCCGCGGCATCCGCTCGCCCCTGGGTGCTCGAGCCCGAGGGCACCGCGTCGCGCGAGTGGGCCGAGCAGCTCTGCCGTCAGGCGGGCTTCGAGCCCGACGTCCGCTTCGAGACGGCCGACCTCATGGCGCACATCCGACTGATCCGGTCGGGCAACGCCGTCGGGCTGCTGCCCGACCTCGTGTGGGCCGGCGAGGCGCCGAGCGTGCAGCTCGTGCCCCTGCCGGGCGAACCCGAGCGCGAGGTGTTCTCGTCGACGCGGCAGGCGGCGGCGCGCCGGCCCGCGGTGGTGGCGGCACGCGACGCGCTGGCACGGGCGGCCGCGCGCAGCGGGCGGCCCGACCCGGTGACGTAGGGCGAGCGTCCGATCCGACCAGAACGGGGGCGTGACGCGAAGCGGACCCGGGTCTACGCTTCGGGCATGAGCAGACCTCACGGAATCGTGCTCGTCGGTGGCCTCGCCATCGTGTTCGCCCTCGCGGGCTGCGCCGGCGAAGAGGGCGACGTGAGCGGCGGCGACATCGACCCGACCGGCACGTGGGGCGACTCCTCGGGCACCGATTCGCCGTTCCTCACGCTGGAGGACGGTGGCGACCTCTCGGGCAGCGACGGCTGCAACAGCCTCAGCGGCACGTGGTCGGTCGACGAAGCAGACCAGGTCGTGTTCGAGAACGTGGCGTCGACCCAGAAGGCGTGCGAGGGCGTCGACGACTGGATGTCGCAGCTGAGCGTCGCCGAGGTCTCCGGCGACACCATGACGGTCCTGGGTACCGACGGTGCGCAGATCGGACAGCTCGAGCGCGCGGACTGAGGTTCAGCCCGCCTCGTGCATCCACGGCGTGTAGCTCACGCCGACGAGCAGCCCCTCGGGACTCATGAGCCGCGACGTGGTCTGTCCCCACGGCTCCTCGTGCGCCTCGACGAGGATCTCGAGGCCCTTCGCGCGCAGTTCCTCGACCGCCGGTGCGACGGCCTCGGGCGAGGCGACGTCGAACTCGATCCACGCCTGCGGCACGGGCCGGTCGGCCGGCCACTCGGTCGTGCCGAAGGTCGCCTCGGCGGCCTGGTCGAGTGGCCAGATGGCGAACGCCTTGGCGCCCTCGACCTCCTCGGTGTGGAAGTAGCGCGGGGCGTTCTCGTGGAACGGGATGCCGAGCGCGCCCGCCCAGAAGTCGTGGGACGCCGAGTCGACGGTGCCGATCGGCCCGAATCCGGCGATGAAGGCGATGTCCATGTGCCCCATTCGACCTCACCCCGCCGACACCGCCACCCCTGTGTCACGGTCGACGTCAGGGTGACGAGCCAGCCGCGGCGGCGAGGCGCGCGGACTGCGACCGCAGGAACTCGAGCAG is a window encoding:
- a CDS encoding 1-phosphofructokinase family hexose kinase, coding for MSVHAPIVTLTMNPALDVSSTIDRVVPEHKMRCGPSRFDPGGGGVNVSRAIRNLGGHSVAIYPLGGPTGQAYRGFLEHAGIVGRVVTIAGATRESFTVDETSTGEQYRFVLQGPTLREPEWRACMSVVGDHLPVGGFLVASGSLPPGVPVDFYARLARIAAEHDVKVVVDASGPALMAALDEGVYLIKPSRDELAGLIGADADLGLDEQVDAARAIVAAGRSAVVALTLGGAGAVLVTADEVLRLPTPRVEVASAVGAGDAFLAALVLRLAEGRSLADAFRTAVAAGSATAMLPATELCRAEDVEGLEAQLSS
- a CDS encoding DUF6226 family protein, which codes for MDGYLRPPIESPVFHDEDGAPIPYGRRWDGGDPTPESYSRTSHLDRFLPLHDVAEALIAHLVEHYAVGVDDDLGAASDLIHPRDDVVRAIRLTPADAAAAPLTFVFTSFPSVILHAGALHDFLFPVCGCDACDEGVEYLADELEWHVQAVVDGGYREQVVPSSGHGVAFSLSVPGVGSQSGSARADDLPREAVAAALAALPPGGMWAPWPRRPAPIS
- a CDS encoding bifunctional proline dehydrogenase/L-glutamate gamma-semialdehyde dehydrogenase; its protein translation is MVGRTLEVPGAHDPRAPSETKDHAVVTTSELLPETVPSTDHVVALVERWLAESAQHPVDPAAQRLAGVLKDPNGLAFTVGFVDGVMRPEDLGVAGRNLAEVAKLTPKFLPAPLKAAIRLGGAMAPTFPWLVIPIARRVLRAMVGHLVLDATPAKLGPAIAKLRESGNRLNLNLLGEAVLGEHEADRRLKGTYDFLARDDVDYVSIKVSSVVSQLSMWSFDEAVEKVVAKLTPLYELAAKGAAAGKAKFINLDMEEYRDLDLTIAVFKKVLEQPQLQQLEAGIVLQTYLPDALGAIQDLTDWAQARRAAGGAPIKVRVVKGANLAMEQVDAAIHDWPLATYDRKQDSDTNYKRVLHWSMTPERIDAVKLGVAGHNLFDVAHAWLTAKERGVEDGVEFEMLLGMATGQAAAVRGDVGRLLLYTPVVNPSEFDVAIAYLIRRLEENASQDNFMSAVFELSENRALFERERDRYLRSLAALEAETSGADVAAPGPNRTQNRRTEWTEPGTAGASSPVAAPAPGEEHEGSLTSVVLGITRGSALDGELMDDAAAAASGLTGPGVTPGFRNEPDTDPALAANRDWGRRILERVPGSTLGIDTLKANRIETVDELEQLMTAVVARGTEWGALSGDERAAVLHRAGLALAANRDRLIEVMAVETGKTIAEADPEISEAIDFAHYYAERARELDRVQGARFVPSKLTVVTPPWNFPVAIPAGGVLAALAAGSGVIIKPAKLSQRSGAIMVEALWEAGIPKDLLALVDLGSRDLGTKLVSDEKVDRVILTGAYETAELFRSFRQDLPLLAETSGKNAIIVTPSADLDLAASDVVKSAFGHAGQKCSAASLVILVGSVAKSERFRRQLVDAATSLRVGWPEHPSSQMGPIVEPADGKLLHALTTLGADEEWLVEPRQLDSTGRLWSPGIRANVKPGSYFHLTEFFGPVLGVMHAKDLDEAIRFQNAVDYGLTAGLHSLDSDELATWLANVEAGNLYVNRGITGAIVQRQPFGGWKRSAVGAGAKAGGPNYLFGLGDWEPVHDEPSRSLHLRGLEQRVTELIEASQPSLDYESFEVLRRSALSDEVAWAEEYGTVKDVSGLGVERNLFRYLPTAVTIRVGEDATLADGLRVIAAGLLAKSKLSVSTAHELPKGVRALLAAREIRVVREGDAGWLDRARKGEITGRVRLVGGSASALAEATGGTPDLAVWSHPVTPSGRVELLPFLHEQAVSITNHRFGNPTTISEGVI
- a CDS encoding LysR family transcriptional regulator; the protein is MLDVRRLRLLVELSQRGTLTAVAEALSYSPSSVSQQLSQLEKEVGVPLLVQVGRRVQLTPQAQVLVGHAQAVLERLEEAEADVARSLTTVGGTVRIAVFQSAAHAVVPQALTLLAAEHPSLRVEITEREPELALFDVAARDFDLVVAEQYPGYTRPLHPELDRVPLARDAIRLALPPATDAGGRGGAQHRRETTSSGHTLAAASARPWVLEPEGTASREWAEQLCRQAGFEPDVRFETADLMAHIRLIRSGNAVGLLPDLVWAGEAPSVQLVPLPGEPEREVFSSTRQAAARRPAVVAARDALARAAARSGRPDPVT
- a CDS encoding META domain-containing protein, translated to MSRPHGIVLVGGLAIVFALAGCAGEEGDVSGGDIDPTGTWGDSSGTDSPFLTLEDGGDLSGSDGCNSLSGTWSVDEADQVVFENVASTQKACEGVDDWMSQLSVAEVSGDTMTVLGTDGAQIGQLERAD
- a CDS encoding VOC family protein, giving the protein MDIAFIAGFGPIGTVDSASHDFWAGALGIPFHENAPRYFHTEEVEGAKAFAIWPLDQAAEATFGTTEWPADRPVPQAWIEFDVASPEAVAPAVEELRAKGLEILVEAHEEPWGQTTSRLMSPEGLLVGVSYTPWMHEAG